From Xyrauchen texanus isolate HMW12.3.18 chromosome 15, RBS_HiC_50CHRs, whole genome shotgun sequence:
TAATACTCGTTTGGGCAGAGGATGATGAGGCGCACCTGATGAGAATATGGCCTCATCACCACGTATTCAAACGTATGCCATTAAAACGTAGAGCACACCTTGTGTCCACTCACTGGCATACTCTCAGGTCTAGGAGCAGATTGGTGAGGGTACCGGCCGAGCTAGATGTGTCGCCGGACCCGCAACCCCAGTGCAAATTAGATAAGATACTGGAGGAGGGCTGCATGTCACCACCGGACCCCGCCACATCCTGAACCATCCCTTCGGCATTCCCCGACCTACAAAACGCCCGTCTCACCGTGACATGTCAGATCCCCATTTCTTTTGAACATAAACCACCTTTGACATCATATGAACCCTTTTCttttattatgatttaaaaaataaaatgtgacacCGActgtgtctgtctcatgctcaTCCCACCACACCTACCTGAGATCTTTAATGAGAGTGGAGATTGCTTTCAGAAGATGTTTGTTTTCCCGCTCAGATGTGGCAATGTGGTAGATCAGTTTCTCTGTGGAGAAGGGCCCCTCTATACGGCGCCGTTTAAGATCCTGCAAAGCAAATATGATACACAAGTGCGAAAGCCATACTCCCTCCGGAAATAAGAAAAACCCCACTTACAAACAGGCCAAGCCAAAACCAAGCCAAGTTCCAGCTGACTTTGTCCGTCCGTGCATCGAGTCTCTCACCTTAGCTGCCTCGTAGCCTAGTTTCATCCACTGGGGGTTGGCGAAGTGCACTGTCTCTGAGACACTGTAGCCACAACACACCTTGGACACAAAGGTCCCTGGAAAACACACCATGAACTGACCACTCTGTTGCACTGTCCGGTACACTTTCACTCCCTTTTGACGGAGCACCTCTGGCGAAATCTGTGtcatgaaagagagaaaaagtaaAATGCTGAGTAAGTTTAACTCATAACACATATTTACATTAGACAAGAAGTAAaaaatctgtaatcatttactcaccctcatgtccttttaaacccatctgtcttttgtggaacacaaaatctgAAGACTAATTGTTCCTTTCAAtacaattacaatgaatattgaCTGAAACTTTTAAGATTCAAAAAGCATgcaaagtaccataaaagtatcataccGTATTTATAAAAGTTTATATGTGATGCGCTCCATCAAAATAAGTCATAGTTCAAGTCGCAACGGGCAATTTTGGGAAAAACTTGAATTTTTATCAAAAACTTGATTCTTCATCATCACATTTTTCTGTCTCAAGTctcatttttcaaatgatgtcaatgttatcattaaaaatattttttattttttatgctctTAAATGCATTCAATGCGATTTGTGTCGAATCACGCGCCAATTCAGACAGGGGTTGCTGCATATAGCTTCTCTCCTCTGATCAGCATTCCTCTTCACTACAAAATGATACCACAAAAACACATGAAAGAACATCAGATGCTATGTTGAAAGACCCAATGCAATTGGCTGAAATGATCACCTCTCACGTAATCTGCGAATCAGTGTTTAAACCGCAGGGAGATGTCAACGATAACAACTACCTTCACTTAACAGTAGACATTCTCCTCAGTGAAGTTATCCAATGTTCATTGCTTGTTAGCTTCATTAAATACATTGGAGAGATGAGAAAATTGCAAATATTGTAAATACTATCACTGTCAGAGATGCGGCAAAAGATGCAAAGTAGATACAAGTAATTTAGTCGAATTTAACCTCTTTGGTGCCGGATTATGCAAGATTCAAGACTCAGAATGATGGAACAGGTCATacatacaaattatataaatttgTGGTCCATGGAagtaagtcatataggtttggaacgacatgaaggttggtaaatgacaaaatgtaaacCTTTTGAGTCACCTATTCCTATATACTATTCCTATAATTCAGTGAATTTAATCAGAAACATTATACCTTAACGGTGCAGAAGTAAAACAGATCCAATGCTCCTCTCTTACCATAATGTTCCTCTCAAGCATCTCCAGCCCTGGAGTTCCATTAGCCTGTAGCAGTGTGTGTACTATTTTGTCAAGTTTTGATTTCTCTTCAGCTGGAATACAGTACCTTAAGGAAAGGACACATTTGCAGAAATGTGAGATGCAATACCATTTTGTCACTCTTTTGACTTTACCTTAGTTTGATGAATTTGAACCAGATATGATAGATATAACAGCAAATGTCTTCAATAAATATGAAACACTTTACACTCTTACCAAATGCAATCAGCACCAGTGTGTAAGTAATCTATATACGGAAGGCTGTTCTGGTCCCGACACCAGCATGAGGTAGAAAAGACCATGCCTATATTCAGCCAGGGGATGGTCACTcctttaaacaaacacaaacagatggtCAGACTTGATCAAGCAGATAAAAATACATGCACAGTATTGAAACATCTAGAAGTATTGAAGTACTGTAAACAtgagttttagtttttttcaataTATCATACCTGGCACAGCACCAAGATGACGTAAGATGGATCCTGAGTTATTGGAAAGGACAGTAAGATTCCATCCATGCCTTgagaacaagacaaaaacaatatttgtatGCATAAAACAAGGTTGAATAAAAACAGGGCAAAACTAAACCACAGAATAGATGTATATATCTTTTGGTTTATATCTTACTTTGAAAATGGCTCAGATTTGCCCACAGGAAATCCACTTCCATGAGTCTTTGTGTCAACCCTCCCACAATGCACAGCAACATGGCATTCCTTTTCTTCAACCAATCTCCAGTATTCCTTCTGTTGTGTATCATTTAAACAGGGAACATGGCAGTGAAGTGGAAAGATAGTTGAAATGAAGACAAATAAACACCTCTGATTCCTGCTCATCAAAGAAAGCATTATGAAGATAGCTTGTTATGGGAACACACAAAGATGTACCTCAATTTCAGCAGTGTCTGGCTCTTTGCTGAAACACATGTTCATGGTATTCCTGGCTGCCCTGTAGAATGTTGTTAAAGAAAATGATTTGCCCTGTGAAAGACATGAGGAACAAGCAGTTAGATGAAAATAAGTGAAACATAACAATTCTAtaaactgtcaaaaaaaaaaatgatgatgaAACAACAGGCTGTACTGACAACCATTGGTTTGTATTGTGATGTTTGGTtgagtgttttttgtattttatttggttgtttgcttatgtttaatgtttatttatttagatgtttgtttgtttatataagTTAGTAATGATGCCaaggaaaaaagaaagcaaaaaacaaattaattgaaaattatGATCTTCAATATTGATGTTGGACATGGACATAAATTGAGCAACTATTACTAGCTTAAATAATTGACTCCTTGTCTGAATCTATTAAGctattaaaaacacataaaacaaatgcaattcacacaaagcaATTACTTAAATAAACTTCTACAATGATGAACATGCTTTCATTTTCTGAGTTCagttatattgatattttaacctGGGGCTTAAAGTAGTGTCCAAAAAAAAAGTGTGACTGTCcaagacagtaaaaaaaaaaaattcttgaaaaCAGAAATGTTGGTTTAAGTTTtttggaataatcttttattttactctgagctgtcagtaaagggttaaacttttgacgcaCAGCATGGCGCTGACCACAACAGAGAACTGCCAACAAAACTAAATCTGGTAAGAAATCATATTAagattttacactgaaacctgtttaagTCAAAAGATTAGTGTCtatagtttcatccgatatgccatttgtaaaatttgagtgatttaacGTGAAACGCCAAGCTGCTAAACACAATATACAGTGTACTTTAGCTCAGATTTACCTTGagatcctatatttactgtagaTTATCAGATttagaatcaatgggttcatccaaaagctgaaaacttTAGCTttttagaggctttatatggagttaggatgaaaataaggtgcatttcgacctgttctgagaccagtgcagacagacagcacactggaggttaagtcaatcACTAAATATGGAGAAAGGGTGCATCCTATTATAGTTTTCCagtgcagccaagtgcattcaatccaaacttcctatcaaagGTTTAGTTTCAGGCTGCTGATAAGGACaattcaacatgtttggcagacatgggacaatgttaatcagtacatagattcagaatttataatgtaacattttattttaacatgtttggcagttattggatgatgctggccattcctttaaatcagaattatttatgctaatttctgaaaAAAATTTCTGTAACTTCTCAAAAAcacgaataaccaacactcctggaaacataataaacaatttgatttaaaaaatcagactttctatagcttggtattatttacaatttcttAGTCCCGCTGACCACAAATGTGGacatatatttttatgaaaactacCTTCtctagaatgtatttttttttgcatgtttattaggtgctacttttACAAATCAAAACgggaaatggaaaatacacacagcagtcaaGATCGGGTCTCttgaactagatttttaaaagacttCTAATTTGTATCATCTCATtttatcatatacagtatgtattaacTAATGAATTAAGACAACCTATAGTACGCCATCTTAGGCCaagttataatttaaaaaaactatataaTTAGTCATCAAAAAATGTGAAAATTGTACCCTGTATATGCACTTGTGTTGTTCACTGAGTACCCCCTCTTCAACTCCTCTCTTCTCTAGTCGTCTCTGCCGACTGCTCTTCTCTGTGGGGTCCAGCTCTCGCAGGTGCTCACGTGCTCCACTCCTGTGTAATGCTCCGTTCACCAACCCATTTTTGGGTTCACAGCGTGGAAGTAGCAGAGCGGCATGCTGGGATATGTCTCCCTGGCCCTCTAGGGGGCCACTTCTTTTCTCCAGGGTCTCCTTTTCCACCAGCACTTCCTTCTCCAACTGAGCCCTCTGGGCTTGTGATAAGGAGTCATATGAAAGCAGGTATTGACAGTACGCCTCTTGGAGCTTGGCCAGGCGATCTTGAGCAGAGCGTGGGATGCCCAGCAGATCAGCAAGTCGGCCCCATGTTTTCAAGTCTGTTACCTGCTGCATGCCCCCCATTTCATTTATAAGCTGGAAGAATCGTGCCAAGTCTAACTCACACCCTCCTAAAGGGAAGCAAAAAGACACAATGAGATGGGAGAGATATGGCAAACATGACTAAAACATGGGAAAAATTTTTGATCATGTTAAATAACATACATAATAAATACCAAAGTGCAGAtgtaaaatttatatattttgagtGTTATTCATTTGCTGTAAGGTTTTTATTTTAAGATGGGTCTGTATAAATTTGTTGTgcttaaatatgttttataacaTTTTCTTAGAGTTtttccatttattcattttattatgaGTTGTTTTAACGGGATGTATTATTTAACAGgactattattatttaaaacattacaggtacattttctgtaaagctgctttgaaacaaaatCACATTGTGAAAACTGCTATCCAAATAAAAATGACTACTGctcttatttatataataatttgaaGTAGACTGACAATGTTTTGATAATGTGTACAGCACTACAAGTCCAAAGTAAACATCCCTTCGGGGACAAAAACTGTATAATCCAATTTTAATTAAAGCAGGTAaacaatgactttttttttatttattcaatagacatttaaatgctgtttcttcAATTTTGCTCCACTTTTGCTCCTAAACGTGTGTGCACATACCACATTAGTCACAGGCATATGACCCATTCAAAAGGCTCATATTACTGCCAGCCTTGTCATTGCAGGACACAACATAGTCACTGTTTGAGTGTCACATAGAAACTAGAGAAGGATTTGAGGTTGGCAAGAAGGAAGCAATGCTGTCTGGCATCGATTAGATGATTTTCACAGTCACCCAGAGAGTATTGGCTCTGTGACTGCTCAGATGCACTGTGGGATCTCCTCAAAGGGACCTGTCCTCCCTAGCACGAGCTGGGTGATCTATCCAAATTGGACCGATCAGACACTGATTGACCAACAGATGTGTGCACTTAAAGGAGATGCTCACCCAAAAATCATCCAGATCATTATTTACCAAGAAACTCCACCCAAGCTTGAGTTTAGCCCAAAGTCTCGTCTAGAATTAAAGAATGGTGTGTCACACCAATGCCGTTTTAGCATCAATGATGTTGACATGCCATTTTTGAATCTGGAAGTGGACTAGAAGTTTTCTGCAGCAGAgatgaagattatcagtgaataatgactgaaatctctgtctgtttttttcacacaaatctatcgtatggcttcagaagacttggacagAAAAAGTTGTTTGGTTCTCTTGGAGCTTGACACATTTGGTCACTGTTAACTGTTGTTGTATGGCAAGAGCTGTAAATATGCTTCCAATTAATACTTTaatgttctaaaaaaaaacaaatatctgcATAGAGGTTTGAAATAACACaagagtaagtaaataatgacacattaATTTGATATACCCCAACTGAGGACACTGTAGTCTGGACTTGACAATTTCATGTAATGTAATATAGGTCAATATGAATGTGAATACAAATACAAGACTCTCTTTAACATGCATGTCATGAAAGAAAATGTATGCATCtgactaaatgttaaatatagtGGTCGCACAAAGCATTTGGACACTAAATATTGCATGAGATAAAATACTTagcgaaaaaaaaaaagtttgttaggttttaaactataaataatgcacatactgttcaaaattaagataaAAGGTATTGTGACACTTTCTGGATGTCAAACATTAGtcgaacatgtccatagttaatgagATAAACTACACTTTACTGTGGTTACTCTGCAACAGTCCGGAATTAACTTTTTACATTAAGGGGTAATATTTGCCCCCTGGGTTCAATTTTCAGAGCCATTTTTTACATTCATGAGAGTATATTTTGTTCTAACCAATTTAAACAAACTATATCTCATCCTAATGAAATACTTTTATAATTTTAATCGATTCATTAATAAAAATTCATAAGACTGAGAATGTATTACCTCTTACCCTATTAATTTAATCAACATTAATTAATATGTTGAATCATATTAAGAACAACATCAGAAGAGCATTTTTTGCcaaacattttgaatttcattGGCATTTTTGGCGGCAACCCCCCTACATTTCTGACCCTGCTCTACCCATGTGAACTTGAGAGGAACTCACTTACATCCACAAAAAATTACCTTGACACCAGTTGGtaaaaagtcattgcaaaaatggctcaaaaAAAGTGCAGCTAACTCTGAGAAAATGGCTAACATAATTtgcttgcagatgccacttggtttgaccATATTTATATAATGCAATGAAAAAGAAATGTCAGTGTGGGTGTCCAAATGCTTATTGGGGCCACTGTACGCCcacaaaacatgttttgaatCTCATGCAATACCGTCCATACCTATGAGTGGAGGTTCCTCCATCTTAATGCCTTGTGTCCGCAGGTGTTTTCTGATACAGGCCAGTTGTTGCACATTCGGACCCCAGCGCTTGCCCAGCTTGTGCACATGCTGCACATACGAGACGAAGCGCATCTCCTCTTTAAGCTTACACTCGGGACGCCAGCCCGCTGGCGGAACAACGCGGTACAACCCACATGGTTCTGCTTGCCCCCGCACAAAGTCCATATAAGCCAGAGGGTCATGGAACTCTTGTGTGCTAGGATAGAAACCCGGAACCTCTGTTACCTCCATTACCTCCGCGCCACGCTTACCTCGCTCTTTGTCTGTCGCAACTTTAGGTTCAACTGGTTTGAGGGGCTTGGTCACATCAGAAAGATTGACTAGTTTTTGAGCATTGTTTATTTTGGGAGAAACTGATAATTTGGGGGAGCTGGCTGGTTTTAAAATGTCTTGTGTTGAGGTAGTGGGGCTGTTCTTGGCCTTAACGGTTGCTTTACAGTGCATCTGTTTGGTGACCATGTGTTTCCCTGCAGAAGCACGTTTGGGTCTTTGTGATCCCGACACTTGCGATTTCACCTTTTTACCATGGCTACGGGGCGCTGGCGTCTCCTGAGCTGCTTTCCTACTGCGGGTCTCCAAGGGAATGACTTGCACTTTGACCCTTTTGACCTCAACCTCTGCTCTAACCTCAGCCATCTCCAACTGTCTTTTCGACTGTCTTAGTCCATTTCGTCTGGGAGGGAATGTGTCTGTCCCACACAGTCGCCCAGCAGATGCTGGTGGTATTACTTGTTTTTGCATCTTGGCGTGGCTGGTTTGAGCTTTACCTGAGTTGGAGTGTTGaggatgtgtgtgggtgtggtgCGAGCTGTGTTGGCGTGTATGTGTGCTCAGGCTGAGCTTGGCCTCTTTGAGCAGTCTGGCTTTGGTGTAAGTCACGTGGCCCTTGGGGTACTTCACAGCTTTGGTCGGGGGAGTGCGGAGATCTTTTGTTTTCCTGCAATTGACAGCAGAGGCTCCCGATGTTCCATTTATTTTGGAGAGCTGGgggacaacaaaaaaaacagaattagtaattttgtcattttaaaattgtgtaattgttttcataaaaatactttttcatatcccagcttaatatgcagaaaacaCTATAAGTTAGCCATTTAGTAGGTTTATTTAGACATAAAGTTCTATAAAAAATATTGCTCTGTATGTTTGAGCATCCCAGATAGACCGACATCCCCGTAGCAACATTGgcacaaccaatggcatgagtttggggtgggacaatAAGTCAATGGGAGGGGGGAGTGTTCAGAAAActagtttgaaaacaatcataattTTGGGGATTTGTTTGGTGATGGTAATGGTGCAGAAATATACTTCATATTTAATTCTCTTTAACAAATATATGTTATATTAACCATATATGTTATATTGTGACTTAACTTCCTCTATTTTAAACCAAAGCAATCACAAATAACAATGATCTCTAACTGTTCACTCTAAAAGAGCGTACTCTCCACTAGGGGGCTCAGTAGAGCCCATATTTCATTCTTTTTGTAGCGACTGCACGTGACCTGGGCCATGTAGCATGATTGTTCCATCTGCATGCGGTGGGGGAAGGGAGAAGATTAATTTGTCTAAAACCAAAAGTTCTTGACAGAAACCACCACAGATATACAAATGGTCCACCACATAAAGACACGGTTCATGTTTACAGAAATTAAACAGAATCTCAGATATGTGGTACTCCCACACTCCACTGGTTTTGATTGTATGTGGACAGGGGGTGGGGTGGAGCAGATATGACATCATGTGTTGCTATAGGCCTGCTGCAGGATGGTAGGGAAGGGTAAACCAAACGCTATGCTGCTCTGCAACAGGAAGCTTTGGCAGGAGGGGAGGAAATTTTGGTGAGCACAAAAAAATGGTTTTGTAATAGTCTCTATGCTCTCACAAATCTGGACAGGCTGAATGAATAAGTAAATCACTGATTCCAGCTGGATGTACATTGTACTGGGGGTTTCAGGataattaaagagatagttcacccaaaaatgaaaattctgtcatcatttactaatgcttttcaaaacctgtatgactttgtgtTTCACAGTGGAAAGATTcacattattttttgtcaaaacaataaaagtaaatggtgactctcTTTTACATTGGCTCGGTTGCTAAGGAGTGGTTTTGGTCTGTTCATCCGTTTAAGTAGCAGAGAACAAGTATATAATCTAGTAATAGGTAATATAATGGTCTGTCTAATGACAATGTATTTCTTgaaagcagaacatttattttGGCCATGTAGAGAGTATCAGAATATATATCTGTTGCATAACACTAGAAACATATAAAGTCATAATAAATTCTAAATGCTAGCACAATTATAAGAAATTGTATGttataaaatatgttatttttaaatggcTTAGTAGatctaaaaataaatagaattagttaataataatacCATCTTACTGAACAAATAGAAACACTGTTAAATAATCTGAATGTCTCATATTTAAAAGAATAACAAAAATAAGTGGGCACCTTCCATTTTCCATACATTACCAAATTATTCCaagtttaaaacattaaattacagttaacaaataaataaatcaagtgtAAAATAAAGCCAGCCATACCTGTTGTTTTTGTTCCTGTACAGATCTGCTGGGTCGTAAATTGTGTGTACCGGAGGTTCTAGCTGATGCTACAGAGTTTTTCTCCTTCCCTTGGACTCCCTCTTTCCCTCTGGACTTTAAACCATTTTCCGGTTCATCAGCAGCTCGCACGTGCCCGTTAAACACTGGAGGAAGATAGTACATAGCACAGAACTAATGGTAAGTACTCCTTTATCAGAAAGCACACTTTTTGTTTTGAGTATGTACAGGTATGCATACTTAAAGGGCTAGaaaacccaaaaatgaacattcgccataatttactcaacctcatgttgtgcCAGACCTCAATACCCTAGGcattcttttccatataatgaaagtaagtAAGGACTGGGGCTACCTGGCTCCAAAATAgacaaaaagcatcataaaattggggtaaaagtaatccatatgacttctgtGCTAACATTTTTCaacataacattgcattattttttttattaaaagaagTGCTTTTATTTAAAAACCTGTGTTTATCAAAAATacaaagtgctgcacaacagaacattacagaggtgaaatattgctttgttattattattatttaatcacatttaattacagtaaacattacattactatacagtagtaatatattgttttcttttgtttgttttttgccatttcacacatccattTAAGTATGAGCGGCTGGctacacacattcattttgaattgtgcagcacatgcagattatatatttattcaattaattgcAGCATTTTGTGGTTTACACTAGAACTTattgctattttaatttgattcattgTGCATTCAAACACTAAGTTTCattccaaatatgtcaaattccttGACATTCCATGTTTTATAGCTAATGCCATTTTAATGACTGGATTAGTCATTCTGTTACGTGGTAATGCATTGTAAAATTCCAGATTTCCATGACACGTGGGAATTTTaattcattattcactgaaaattcaCAGCAAGAAACAAAACGGAACGCATTATGAAATTGTGTAAATTATAAAGAGCTAATTCAGTTAGCATTAAACAATTCTttgaaattattacatttatttatttattaacatgtttttgtgtttgtatcaTCGGGTGTTCAGTTAACACTGTGCCTCAGATCTATGCACTGAAGAGACTGATTTAACCAGATTGTTTCCCCACCTAGGTGAATTGAACCAGGTGATTTAGTGCTATGAATCATCCTGGGACTTTACGTTTGCTGCTGAAGGATCCTGCTGTCCCTGACTGCTCTGCTTTCCACTTTCTGTGCACTTGACTTGTAAATTGCTCCTGTAAACGAAGACTGCCAAACAGCTAACAGAGTCTGCATAGAAACCTTGTCTAACACACTagagtttatgtttttttttttaaagctcaaaTATTGTAACAGCAGAGCTGGTTATAGCTCTCAAACCAACATAAATAAATCATACATAAAACACTACAACCCTGTAACACAAATTGCTGATTGCTAAAATCAAAATAACATTACATGAATATTATGGAGACCACATAGAGCCACCCACATTGCAGATGGACAAAAGAAGCTACaaagtttttaaagttttaagCCTCCATGAATTAAACAGATGGTGCATTCAATATCCTAAACAAGTATTGAAATGCTCTTTTGGTCACTCTTCTAAATGAAAGCTACACTATGTTGCTTCTAAAGAGACCAACTTATCATTCAAACTGTTTGGAGCTCGGCCAACGGTGCACATAAAAGTGTCATATTTAGCTTGTGGGCTTGTACGATATATAAGGAGAAGTGGTTCTGGTTTCTTTATAAAGTATGGAAGCTCAACATGACTCCCAATTTCAATAGGCTTCACACAGAGTTTCCTTTCAGTATACAATCCCATGTAAAGACACGCCAGACCAGCTGACCAAGTAGGGTTCTCTGCAGACACCCGATTCAGAACAGCAGCACAACTTGAGAGGGggcattttaaatgcaaaaaaactgCTTCAAgaatattttcttcaagaatcatttatttccataaaacacaaaaggtgattttt
This genomic window contains:
- the jarid2a gene encoding protein Jumonji isoform X1; amino-acid sequence: MNRERPKRNIIQKKFDDNDGIPWSEERVVRRVLYLSLKEFKRVQKGKVENGTGIVNGSFVNGNLNSLGAKSGLFAGSCKSERTQHAAQSKDCSHEYSIGEPVRKRPRLQAQRKFAQSHPCSPNATPLKVLEAMPPSPPALLNHLTKRKPKTEDFLTFLCLRDSAALPSNMTYFGSAKDDEDVDYEEDEEDEEDIACSSPTSLQSTPRKSKALNKCIANGHVFNGHVRAADEPENGLKSRGKEGVQGKEKNSVASARTSGTHNLRPSRSVQEQKQQLSKINGTSGASAVNCRKTKDLRTPPTKAVKYPKGHVTYTKARLLKEAKLSLSTHTRQHSSHHTHTHPQHSNSGKAQTSHAKMQKQVIPPASAGRLCGTDTFPPRRNGLRQSKRQLEMAEVRAEVEVKRVKVQVIPLETRSRKAAQETPAPRSHGKKVKSQVSGSQRPKRASAGKHMVTKQMHCKATVKAKNSPTTSTQDILKPASSPKLSVSPKINNAQKLVNLSDVTKPLKPVEPKVATDKERGKRGAEVMEVTEVPGFYPSTQEFHDPLAYMDFVRGQAEPCGLYRVVPPAGWRPECKLKEEMRFVSYVQHVHKLGKRWGPNVQQLACIRKHLRTQGIKMEEPPLIGGCELDLARFFQLINEMGGMQQVTDLKTWGRLADLLGIPRSAQDRLAKLQEAYCQYLLSYDSLSQAQRAQLEKEVLVEKETLEKRSGPLEGQGDISQHAALLLPRCEPKNGLVNGALHRSGAREHLRELDPTEKSSRQRRLEKRGVEEGVLSEQHKCIYRGKSFSLTTFYRAARNTMNMCFSKEPDTAEIEKEYWRLVEEKECHVAVHCGRVDTKTHGSGFPVGKSEPFSKHGWNLTVLSNNSGSILRHLGAVPGVTIPWLNIGMVFSTSCWCRDQNSLPYIDYLHTGADCIWYCIPAEEKSKLDKIVHTLLQANGTPGLEMLERNIMISPEVLRQKGVKVYRTVQQSGQFMVCFPGTFVSKVCCGYSVSETVHFANPQWMKLGYEAAKDLKRRRIEGPFSTEKLIYHIATSERENKHLLKAISTLIKDLRDAEISQRRGLFEAGLRLSARYGTNCESQADKKKQQRLRFTEDTADRRCQVCQHLCYLSMVVHESDNVVFCLECALRYIQKRRSPRGLKMMFRYSEEQINSLVNRVSGKVLEKAREKQKVADLRKTLPAKRSPRNKSPALVPFSCSTSKSSSRT
- the jarid2a gene encoding protein Jumonji isoform X2, whose translation is MPPSPPALLNHLTKRKPKTEDFLTFLCLRDSAALPSNMTYFGSAKDDEDVDYEEDEEDEEDIACSSPTSLQSTPRKSKALNKCIANGHVFNGHVRAADEPENGLKSRGKEGVQGKEKNSVASARTSGTHNLRPSRSVQEQKQQLSKINGTSGASAVNCRKTKDLRTPPTKAVKYPKGHVTYTKARLLKEAKLSLSTHTRQHSSHHTHTHPQHSNSGKAQTSHAKMQKQVIPPASAGRLCGTDTFPPRRNGLRQSKRQLEMAEVRAEVEVKRVKVQVIPLETRSRKAAQETPAPRSHGKKVKSQVSGSQRPKRASAGKHMVTKQMHCKATVKAKNSPTTSTQDILKPASSPKLSVSPKINNAQKLVNLSDVTKPLKPVEPKVATDKERGKRGAEVMEVTEVPGFYPSTQEFHDPLAYMDFVRGQAEPCGLYRVVPPAGWRPECKLKEEMRFVSYVQHVHKLGKRWGPNVQQLACIRKHLRTQGIKMEEPPLIGGCELDLARFFQLINEMGGMQQVTDLKTWGRLADLLGIPRSAQDRLAKLQEAYCQYLLSYDSLSQAQRAQLEKEVLVEKETLEKRSGPLEGQGDISQHAALLLPRCEPKNGLVNGALHRSGAREHLRELDPTEKSSRQRRLEKRGVEEGVLSEQHKCIYRGKSFSLTTFYRAARNTMNMCFSKEPDTAEIEKEYWRLVEEKECHVAVHCGRVDTKTHGSGFPVGKSEPFSKHGWNLTVLSNNSGSILRHLGAVPGVTIPWLNIGMVFSTSCWCRDQNSLPYIDYLHTGADCIWYCIPAEEKSKLDKIVHTLLQANGTPGLEMLERNIMISPEVLRQKGVKVYRTVQQSGQFMVCFPGTFVSKVCCGYSVSETVHFANPQWMKLGYEAAKDLKRRRIEGPFSTEKLIYHIATSERENKHLLKAISTLIKDLRDAEISQRRGLFEAGLRLSARYGTNCESQADKKKQQRLRFTEDTADRRCQVCQHLCYLSMVVHESDNVVFCLECALRYIQKRRSPRGLKMMFRYSEEQINSLVNRVSGKVLEKAREKQKVADLRKTLPAKRSPRNKSPALVPFSCSTSKSSSRT